CAAGTGAGATCGACTATTTGCATCCGTCTAAGTCCTATATTACaaaatttagaagtttttagTAGCACATTAATGAAATTATCGCAGTTGGAGAAACTTTGACAGAAGAATACCATTAACACTCTTTGTGAATTTTTTTGGATCAACAGTTTTGAAGTCATTAGGATTTTCCTTGTGAACCATTTCCATTTCCCAAGTCTTCAATAGCCTCTGCACTTTCTCTTCAAGTGATCCTTCAGACCATACCTAAAAATAAAGAGGCAAATACAATATCTATAATACGTGGTAGTGCACTTGTACCTAAAGAAAaccaaaataaatacataaaacaTAGAACATGAAAACATACATgagttctttcttcttcaaagagCTTATCAACAACATCATAGGTAGGAGGACCATTTCTCCATTTTGTGTTTTTCACCTCTTCTTCACTCAAGTAGTCTCTGTATTTGTTTCCTCCTCCTACTATACTTGCCATTTTGATTTGATCCTAAGTTCCTAACTAAAGAAAGCTTTCTGGGGAGGCCGGTTTTATATATGATCAAATTAAAAAGCAAACCAAATACAAGTCTTGTTCAGTGGAGGATATATTGTATGGGTTTGATAAGTATCTCCAAATGAAATTTCTCCACTAGTTCtatattgacttttcaatattttattttgtcttCTTATAGTGAAACTCCACTATTATGAATGTCACAAATCCTTTCGTgtggaaagaaaattttcaattaaaatgatattatttgaaaaggaactattttattattttttaggagtGGCCACTTTGAATGGAGTGTTTTTGGTGTTTTCAGATTGCTTTTTATTTAATCTTTAATTAAGGAAAGTTTTGACTCAAGTTATGGTCTGCGAAAAAGGAAGACCGGGTAATGATCCATGTTGGCtagggagaaggtgtgaggcactctatGAATCTCGCTTTTCTATCACGGTCTCTTAATTAATTTAAACTTGGCTTAACTAATTTGAATATCTAATGATTTTATGCATTTATGCTTTTCTCTGtttttactttgcttgattagtGTATTTATGGAAGTTACCTTAATCTGATGGTAGCAAACGTGGTAAATTTCTTTGCTTTATGCATTGATGTAGTGTGAATATGGACGAACGAAAAGAAGGTTGAGAACTTACTAGAAGCAGCAAGAAAAAGGATAAGAAAGAAACCCAACTTAGCTttctccattttttttctttctttagcttGCTTAATATATCAGTGTAAGAATAGACCTGTCGTTTTTATGGATTTATAGAAGTGAGGTATGATTTTTCCCGTTTGctaattcttcttcttttcttttgtcgtAAATGTGTAATTAAATAGGTTTTGAGCTTTCAACTCAAAACACAGATCATAATTCATAAAAGGGCCGGGTCATTTTGCAATGCATATAATTTTCGTCAATATATTAAGGCCCATTATGAGTGACActattttttgatgtttttgatgaattttagGGTCTTACGTACATATTTTTAGTAAGCTGGACGATAATATGGGGAGcgtataaatataaataaatcaaaagtACTACTGCAATTTAGTCCATTAAGGCCACTAAGAATAGTCCTATTTTTGGACGATTCTGATAAATATTAGAATCTTACGTACATATGAGTCCAAAAACTGGGACTAAATTATGTGAGGTGTCATgtctaggggtgtacatggatcgTGTTGGTTCgaattttatcaaaaccaaatcaaattaattatATTGGTTTGGATTGATTCGGTTTTAttggatttttcgggtttttcgagtttttttgttacatgaatattatttcaatcttgcattattaaagttatagataaaattttgataagtgaatatatgtttactaaaattaaaaaaacaataacaaacaTATGATCAATTAAAGTGATCTTACGGGAGAATTGTTTTTAATAAcacaaaatagtttatttttttgatggtaggctataatctcatgttttaattatttattttactctaatttactgcactttaattgagttggagctttaatcgctagtattttgtactaattgtgtgttttatgccttgtaggagtgattctgatctatgtagatgttatggaatgaattcaagctagTTAGGGAGATTTGAAGTcagagtaaaagcccaaggattaagtcgggatcgtgttcagggatcaatggatgatagtggaacgaaacgaagaatcgaacAGGCATATAGCGCAGtgtccagtaaaatgcacataacctttCGCTCGGAACTCCGTTTggactccacaatatatcgttggaaagctatttaaaagggatacaactttaTGTCTTATGTTTTCCCAAATTCTCAACAGAACTCCACCCATGTGCGCGGTCGCGCACTGGGCGCGCATATGAGGCAGAACATGGTGAAAAGTGCGCGGCCAAGTGCGCGAACACACTTCCAGGTGCGCGTCCGTGCACGTCCTATCTGGGAAAAGTGTCCTATTTTGCGTAGGAGAAGGTGTATTTGTTTGGGgctgaccctacttggtatatatacatgaaaaatggtattttgaggacttttgacataatttagacctcaGGAAGCTAaagagaagagggagaagcaagagcataaggatttcaccattcatcctcactcaagacaagggtttggatgttttatgtttttctttgatttagacTTAactgtgatgaatttctccatatccatgaagtaattcttccttagggattaatgaatttggtatgtttagaattgtttgtggatattaacttatttttatgtattgaagcgttttGGGTGTTTTTATTAGTTGAATCCATTGATTCTTGTTAGTAATGGAAAGAGGCTAGTTGGATTAATGTTTAGACCTAactaggaggataatcgaaagaggttctcctaaggatcaatccactacgaattcttgcatatcttcaccaagcttaacttagttcatatcgtaaggttgagatttaatcgagagaggagtttctactaaatatttgaacataatagagtgaatttgagagactcacttgaaacTTAGAAGTGAATCAACTAGAGTTAATTTTCAAACaagtatcttacacctatccaatcaacccctattttctcccctTGATATCTTCTTTCTTACTCTTGTAGtaattgtcattagccaatagttagacttttaataaattttagttttaaattacaCAACTCTAAATTGTTGAGCATTTTGGATAGCAATTAAAACTAGAAGCTAcgaaaacactgtttaaatccaatccctgtggatacaatattttctatactatattcgactagagAGCataattttgtattgtatttttagCTCGTCatcttttaattccttcagggCTTGGATGTACTCCGAAGTTTATTGGACGCCATTATCCTTCTTGAGTACGGCAAAGAATTTGTGCCATCTCTCTGATGATCGTGAAATGAACCTTGACAGGGCGGCGATCCGGCCAATCAACCTTTGAACCCGCTTTTTAGTGGTCAAGTGTTCCGGTATCCcatcgatggctttgatttggtcAGGATTGACTTCGATCCCCCTCTGTGATACTAGGAAACCTAGAAACTTTCCTGATGACACACCAAACACACACTTTTTGGGGTTCAGCTTCATTCTGTATCACCTaagtatgtcaaaagtttctgtcagatggtcgatgtgatcttctttccttttggacttgaccagTATGTCTTCTATATAGACTTCCATCATTTTACAGAGTTGTTCCTTGAACATCCTCGTCACCAAAATTTGGTAAGTCGCCCCCGCATTCTTTAACCTAGAGGGCATTACCCTGTAGCAGTACGTCCCTTGATGGGTGATGAAAGATTGATAGTGGGTTtttcctcatcctcttcttccATGAGAtttgattataacctgaataaaCGTCCAAGAATCTCAGTAGTTCGTGCCCGATTGTtgcatcgatgagttggtcgatgtggggtaatgggaacgaatcctttgggcatgctttgtttaaatctgtgAAATTCACGCACAACTGTCATTTCCCATTCTTCTTCCTAACCATGACCACGTTGGCGACCCACTGGGGGTACTTTGACTCCCTGATGGAGCCATTCGCCAATAGTTTTTTCACCTCTTCACGTACGACGTCATTGACTGTGGAGTTAAACTTACGTCTGACCTGTCTCACTGGAGGTGGAATGGGTCGACGTTCAGTTTATGCGTGGCGATTTCCTTTGGGATTCtcggcatatctgcatggctgaaagcaaACAAATCTGCATTAGTAGTTAAGAATTGACGGAATTTAGCTGGTTCCTGAAGTTTCCAGCCGATATAAGCTTTCTTGATATGGCCGTTGAGGTCTAATTGAACGGGGTCAAGGTCTTCTACGGTCGATCCTGCAGCTTGTTCCTAAAGTTTCTATACGGTTGATGTCGTTCTTGTTAGGTCGCAGAGCTGCGAGGTCTCTTCTGGTATCATTCTTCGATCTTTTCTTGGTTCGGTCTGTACCGAGGTCAGTCGTTGAGTTGATCCATTGAGATCATCCTCATCTGCTTAGACCTCGACATAATATGCATTGTGTATTTCATACCAAGTGGTTGGGGGATACTTTATCAGTTGACTTAATAGCTTTCTAGTCGCCCTCGAACCATCCCGGCTCAGCCCATTCTAGAAGGTTGCGACCGCCATCCCTTCTAACACGTTCGGCAAGGTCATCCTTACTCGGTTGAACCGGGTGAGAAAGTCCCTCAATCCCTCTCCCGGATACTGTTTAATAGCAAATATGTCGTTCACTCTCACCTCACCCTTCTTGGCCCCAGCATGGGCCGTTATGAACTTGTTGGCCATCTCTTCGAAAGTTTCAATGGAAAGCACAGGTAGTTGCGAATACCATGTTAACACGCCTCCAGTGAGGGTTTCACCAAATTCTTTCAACAAAATAGaagatacttgttctttggcgaggtcattgcctttcacgaCGGTGACAtagtgagtcacatgatcttcaAGGTCGGTCGTGACATCATATATCCTGAGGTAGGGAgacattttaaaggtttttggtaTGGCATATGGGGAGGCGTCATCACTATAAGGTTGCTCGTCGAATCTACCGGCATTTCTCTTCGGCAAAAGCTTAGGGCCGCCCGGTATCTGATCGACGCTTTCTTggtgttctctcatttggtctCGAAGTGCTCTGTTCTCATtctccatttcctccatccttttTAGAATAGTTTCGAGAGTGTCGTTGCCTGCACTATTAGCgacattgtgagtaatacctATCGTTGGAGAAGGAGGGAGTTGGTTGTGCTGCTCGTCTGCTGGTTGTATAACGCAAGTTCTTTTTTATAGCTGGGGGCGTCCCCTCCACCACAGATGTGTAGGCTCTCTTAccaagagattttgtgatgctacAGTGAGGAGGAGGTGACCTATCTCGCCTAGGGGAGGCATTGGGCATTGCGTCTCCATTTGCTATTTCACAGCTTTCATTGATGAcgttcatgaggttggttgggaggttACTTATTATTCCCGTCCTTTCTTCCTTGTTACCTGCCATGTTGGGATTTGTGCACACAAAAAAAGGAGATCTtgttcttgctttttttttttacgtTAGTGATCCGTGTTAGtgatagatctagaagaaactaaaaatttaactagaaAATCCCCACAGACTGCGCCAAATTGTTAGACCAAAAAGTGTAACCTTTtgctcaaataattaaatttatgtacTTAGGGGTTAAACATAGTTAACAATAATATTTCTAGATGCGAGTTTCGAAAGCATGACTAACGTTGGACACATCTAGTAGAAATATAATAATGGTGTGCAACAATCATTCCAAGTAATGTGAGCAATAATAGAGCATTAAATAGCAACGAACAATAATAAATGTCATTTAAGTGAATAGAAGgagtgattcacccaataaaggagGAACTAGGTGGTTATTCCTACTGACAATGACGAATGACTAACAAATCCTTGAATGTTCAAATTATCCTCGGATCTGGTGGAAAGTATGGAATAATATAGACAAGAATGTTGGTGAAGATGTGATGTTTGTATCttagtaagagagagagagagaatcttttgTCAAAGTGTGTTTTTACAAATAAATATCACTATGCCTCACATTATTGGCCCCCCTTCCTATATATATGAGACATATATCACTATAAGAAAGTTTGGAATTTGCAATAATGTTTTAGCAACAACTATAGTACTGTCGGCAAAAATGAACAAATAGCAACTTTATGAAGTTGTTGCTATATCATATAATTTTTAAACACAAAATTTTTCTTGTTAGCAAATATTATAATATTGTTGCTATATTCTATCGTTtagataattaattttaaattaaaaaaattggcaACAAATTATTGTTGGCTTATTGTAATAAATGACAACAACATTGTTGCTATTATCATAGAACTTTTAGCCACGACTTTTTCATTGTTACCAACGTTTTATATTCCTATTGCCATATTTATGGACaatataataaatttaaaatataaatagaaTTGGCAACAATAAATTTGTATTGTTGGCAATACACTTTATTTTTGCCAACAATATAGGTGGGTTGTGGCCTAAAACTTAactaattatttttcagttttccgCCAAAATCAAACGCGGCAAAATTTTCTCTTGTTAATCACTTTTTCCGGATTTTTAGCCCACTCTTTTAGTTGCTCTGCGTAAGTTTTTTGTTGCTGCCATATTTTATTTGAAAGCATAGTAATTTTTTTAGCTAAGTATTTTTCAACTTTCCGCCAAAAGAAAAGCAGCAAAtcggtttttttctttttaattatcttttcCTTAATCCTTAGCCTATTTCAGTTACCATTTTAGCAAGGTTTTCTCCTTTATTGTTCTACAGTTCTGAGCAATTGGTTCTGGTCTATTCTTTGCTTCATTATTTCTCGTCTACAAGGTCTGGTGAGTCTTGCTGATTActattcaatatatatatatatatatatatatatatataggacaTATTTCTAACAAACCTTAACCGCACAAACTGCAGAGAATATTCGCtagaatattttctttaatatcttATTTCGAAAACTAATCGTTACCGCTTCATTAGTGATGATCAACCTCGACCATTTTTGTCATCTCGACCAAGGCTCTTGTCGACTCTTTGGCTCGGCTAATGAAGACTCGAGACTCCCTCCTTCTGAGTAATCTTATTTCGAATACTATCaggcagattttgacccatacagtgaACACCTCGAAtattcaaattttatcttaaaagATAAACAAATATGACAAAATAGCAAGCTTATTTGATGCCAAGTATAATCAATATTAAAATTAGAAGTGCTCTTCCGAGAACAACAAATATTTCAAAGTGCAAAAGGATGGATTTTGATAGTCATTATGTTGAGAATAAGCACAAGTTGCTAGTTTTCTCTTATTTCATGAAAGGGCATTTTGAAGAAGCCAATTCCATCCCACTTGTGAATTCACCATTCTTTTCTCCTTTCACGAGAGGTCCAAGCAATTCTCCTCTATCAAAGAAGAACTCTGCCTTAACAATCTTGTTACTCTCTTTGTCCAACTGTTTCAACAATATAATCATTGaattatatatttcagaaaataCAATTtagaaaagaataaagaaaaggacttattaatttaaaaaggaAGATGGTTTTTGTTAAGTACTTCAAAAATGCCAATTCCAAAGAGCTCAACAAGTTCACCAGTTGCGGCATGTCCTTTAAATGGACCTTCCATGTGACCCCAATGCCTAAACTTGTACACTATTTCTGGTGTTCCTGAATAAACATGGAGGATTTCAATCGCAAATCCACGTACAAAAATGGTTCTGAAAACTTTCTGTGATGATTCAAATGTTTCCTCGTCAGGGTTGTAGATTCGAAGATTCTCTGGCAATGATGTTTGTAGGAATGTATTATAGCCACCACCAAGTTTTGCATTTTCTTCTGCTGTCAACCCTTTCCTGCCTATATATGGGAAAATTCTCTCAAATGATCATGAACAATAAAAAAACAATTAgtagaataaataataacaataacagcAATTATGTCTCAATCCTAAACAAGTGAGATCGACTATTTGCATCCGTCTAAGTCCTATATTACaaaatttagaagtttttagTAGCACATTAATGAAATTATCGCAGTTGGAGAAACTTTGACAGAAGAATACCATTAACACTCTTTGTGAATTTTTTTGGATCAACAGTTTTGAAGTCATTAGGATTTTCCTTGTGAACCATTTCCATTTCCCAAGTCTTCAATAGCCTCTGCACTTTCTCTTCAAGTGATCCTTCAGACCATACCTAAAAATAAAGAGGCAAATACAATATCTATAATACGTGGTAGTGCACTTGTACCTAAAGAAAaccaaaataaatacataaaacaTAGAACATGAAAACATACATgagttctttcttcttcaaagagCTTATCAACAACATCATAGGTAGGAGGACCATTTCTCCATTTTGTGTTTTTCACCTCTTCTTCACTCAAGTAGTCTCTGTATTTGTTTCCTCCTCCTACTATACTTGCCATTTTGATTTGATCCTAAGTTCCTAACTAAAGAAAGCTTTCTGGGGAGGCCGGTTTTATATATGATCAAATTAAAAAGCAAACCAAATACAAGTCTTGTTCAGTGGAGGATATATTGTATGGGTTTGATAAGTATCTCCAAATGAAATTTCTCCACTAGTTCtatattgacttttcaatattttattttgtcttCTTATAGTGAAACTCCACTATTATGAATGTCACAAATCCTTTCGTgtggaaagaaaattttcaattaaaatgatattatttgaaaaggaactattttattattttttaggagtGGCCACTTTGAATGGAGTGTTTTTGGTGTTTTCAGATTGCTTTTTATTTAATCTTTAATTAAGGAAAGTTTTGACTCAAGTTATGGTCTGCGAAAAAGGAAGACCGGGTAATGATCCATGTTGGCtagggagaaggtgtgaggcactctatGAATCTCGCTTTTCTATCACGGTCTCTTAATTAATTTAAACTTGGCTTAACTAATTTGAATATCTAATGATTTTATGCATTTATGCTTTTCTCTGtttttactttgcttgattagtGTATTTATGGAAGTTACCTTAATCTGATGGTAGCAAACGTGGTAAATTTCTTTGCTTTATGCATTGATGTAGTGTGAATATGGACGAACGAAAAGAAGGTTGAGAACTTACTAGAAGCAGCAAGAAAAAGGATAAGAAAGAAACCCAACTTAGCTttctccattttttttctttctttagcttGCTTAATATATCAGTGTAAGAATAGACCTGTCGTTTTTATGGATTTATAGAAGTGAGGTATGATTTTTCCCGTTTGctaattcttcttcttttcttttgtcgtAAATGTGTAATTAAATAGGTTTTGAGCTTTCAACTCAAAACACAGATCATAATTCATAAAAGGGCCGGGTCATTTTGCAATGCATATAATTTTCGTCAATATATTAAGGCCCATTATGAGTGACActattttttgatgtttttgatgaattttagGGTCTTACGTACATATTTTTAGTAAGCTGGACGATAATATGGGGAGcgtataaatataaataaatcaaaagtAC
The nucleotide sequence above comes from Nicotiana tabacum cultivar K326 chromosome 12, ASM71507v2, whole genome shotgun sequence. Encoded proteins:
- the LOC142161801 gene encoding pathogen-related protein-like, whose protein sequence is MASIVGGGNKYRDYLSEEEVKNTKWRNGPPTYDVVDKLFEEERTHVWSEGSLEEKVQRLLKTWEMEMVHKENPNDFKTVDPKKFTKSVNGRKGLTAEENAKLGGGYNTFLQTSLPENLRIYNPDEETFESSQKVFRTIFVRGFAIEILHVYSGTPEIVYKFRHWGHMEGPFKGHAATGELVELFGIGIFELDKESNKIVKAEFFFDRGELLGPLVKGEKNGEFTSGMELASSKCPFMK